In one window of Bradyrhizobium sp. AZCC 1721 DNA:
- a CDS encoding carbohydrate ABC transporter permease, which translates to MAITLSGDQAIPSPPLSARLTTPQVWGIVLLAPYLLVFMAFVVYPVGYGLWLARHPASYVALYHDPIFARAAVNTLIFLLVGINLKMAIALFLSGFFAQQRTWIKWLSVLFILPWAVPSIPTILSVRFMLNPEWGVINQLIFKFTAEDGPNWLNDPSVALAMAIGVHIWKSLPFWTLILMTGRLAISHDLYEAAEVDGASWSQKFRYITWPSMQTLYITCTLLSMIWTLGDFNSVYLLTGGGPADLTHVLATLGIRYLRLDQLSLAMASIVCALPFVLPLVYFMMKRLSR; encoded by the coding sequence ATGGCAATCACGCTTTCGGGCGATCAGGCAATTCCAAGCCCGCCTTTGTCAGCCCGGCTGACCACACCGCAGGTCTGGGGCATCGTGCTGCTCGCCCCCTATCTGCTGGTGTTCATGGCCTTCGTGGTCTATCCGGTCGGCTACGGGCTGTGGTTGGCGCGGCATCCGGCGAGCTATGTCGCGCTCTATCACGACCCGATCTTCGCGCGCGCCGCCGTCAATACGCTGATCTTCCTCCTGGTCGGCATCAATCTGAAAATGGCGATCGCGCTGTTCCTATCCGGCTTCTTCGCCCAGCAGCGCACCTGGATCAAATGGCTGTCGGTGCTGTTCATCCTGCCCTGGGCGGTGCCGTCGATCCCGACAATCCTTTCCGTGCGCTTCATGCTCAATCCGGAATGGGGCGTCATCAACCAACTGATCTTCAAATTCACTGCCGAGGACGGCCCGAACTGGCTGAACGATCCGAGCGTCGCGCTCGCCATGGCGATCGGCGTGCACATCTGGAAATCGCTGCCGTTCTGGACGCTGATCCTGATGACCGGGCGACTAGCGATCTCGCACGATCTCTACGAAGCCGCCGAAGTCGACGGCGCGAGCTGGTCTCAGAAATTCCGCTACATCACCTGGCCGTCGATGCAGACGCTCTATATCACCTGCACGCTGCTCTCGATGATCTGGACGCTGGGCGATTTCAACAGCGTCTATCTGCTCACCGGCGGTGGCCCTGCCGACCTCACCCACGTACTGGCCACGCTCGGCATCCGCTATCTCCGGCTCGACCAGCTCTCGCTCGCGATGGCCTCCATCGTCTGCGCGCTGCCGTTCGTGTTGCCGCTGGTCTATTTCATGATGAAACGGTTGTCGCGATGA
- a CDS encoding ABC transporter ATP-binding protein codes for MSGQSPEIDTAKINTAVAQATPMAPAGDTPLLRIEGVSKKFGSFRAVDRLSLDVNAGEFFALLGPSGCGKTTLLRMLAGFETPDEGRILLGGRDIAPVLPHERPVNMMFQNYALFPHLSVWDNIAFGLKRAGMARAAIDTRVGEMAALVKLEGMEKRRPDQLSGGQKQRVALARSLARRPKVLLLDEPLAALDKKLRESTQLELMELQRRLGMTFIVVTHDQEEAMTMANRIGVMDAGRLEQVATPRDLYEAPASRWVAQFVGDVNVFDGEVTSQEDHRLTIATRDGGSIVVAEPRDLVGKTVVSVAIRPEKVKLSRRGPASDTGTLQAINRLEGVVADVSYLGGSTVYKIKLDSGAVVRSSIANTARLDIDTLSAGQRVVAWFTPDDCVVLER; via the coding sequence ATGAGCGGGCAATCGCCTGAGATCGACACAGCGAAAATCAACACGGCTGTAGCGCAGGCGACGCCGATGGCGCCGGCCGGCGACACGCCGCTGCTCCGCATCGAAGGCGTATCCAAGAAATTCGGCAGTTTCCGCGCCGTGGACCGGCTCTCGCTCGACGTCAACGCAGGCGAGTTCTTTGCGCTATTGGGCCCGAGCGGCTGCGGCAAGACCACGCTGCTCAGGATGCTTGCCGGTTTCGAAACCCCGGACGAGGGCCGCATCCTGCTCGGTGGCCGCGATATCGCGCCGGTGCTGCCGCATGAGCGGCCCGTCAACATGATGTTCCAGAACTACGCGCTGTTTCCGCATCTCTCGGTCTGGGACAACATCGCGTTCGGCCTGAAGCGCGCCGGGATGGCGCGCGCCGCCATTGATACCCGCGTGGGCGAGATGGCCGCGCTGGTCAAGCTCGAGGGCATGGAGAAGCGCAGGCCGGATCAGCTTTCCGGCGGCCAGAAGCAGCGCGTGGCGCTGGCGCGCTCGCTGGCCCGGCGGCCCAAGGTCCTGCTGCTTGACGAGCCGTTGGCGGCGCTCGACAAGAAGCTGCGTGAAAGCACGCAGCTCGAATTGATGGAACTGCAGCGCCGCCTCGGCATGACCTTCATTGTCGTCACCCACGACCAGGAAGAGGCGATGACGATGGCGAATCGGATCGGCGTCATGGATGCCGGCCGGCTCGAACAGGTCGCTACCCCGCGCGATCTCTACGAGGCGCCCGCCTCGCGCTGGGTCGCCCAGTTCGTCGGCGACGTCAATGTGTTCGACGGCGAGGTCACCTCGCAGGAAGACCATCGCCTGACGATTGCGACCCGCGACGGCGGAAGCATCGTGGTCGCCGAGCCGCGCGATCTCGTCGGCAAGACGGTGGTCTCGGTCGCGATACGCCCCGAGAAGGTCAAGCTGTCGCGCCGCGGCCCGGCATCGGATACGGGCACCTTGCAGGCAATCAACCGGCTCGAGGGCGTTGTTGCCGATGTCAGCTATCTCGGCGGCTCGACCGTCTACAAGATCAAGCTCGATTCCGGCGCGGTGGTACGCTCGTCGATCGCCAATACTGCGCGGCTTGATATCGACACTTTGAGCGCCGGTCAGCGCGTGGTGGCGTGGTTCACGCCCGACGATTGCGTGGTGCTGGAGCGATGA
- a CDS encoding adenylate/guanylate cyclase domain-containing protein — protein MRGVIRPTVFLAIIGLLGGIAYRYFIDDPIEATLPYYLRSMLHGMGITLAAWGVHLYFTSRRSAWISKWPLLMDLAVRSATMAIVVASAALVLQAALYWEWIETKWLIEKFPIVVAFSFFASLIVLSTFELTRLVGSRVLFNVALGRYRSPVREARVLMFLDLAGSTSLAETMGELRVQGLLTRFFFDIDGAIVAHGGEVHAYVGDEVIVTWPLDDRMSGARCIECFFAIADSIANKADSYRQEFGMVPSFRAGLHAGYVVISECGSSRRQLAYFGDTVNVTARLQEHCKEVGRNLLVSSDLLRHMKLKPVFAVEALGEVRLRGRAAAIEVFAVERRG, from the coding sequence ATGCGGGGCGTGATCAGGCCAACCGTTTTCCTGGCGATCATCGGCTTGCTCGGGGGAATAGCCTATCGCTATTTCATTGACGATCCGATCGAAGCAACGTTGCCGTACTATCTCCGGAGCATGTTGCATGGGATGGGCATCACGCTGGCCGCCTGGGGTGTTCATCTCTACTTCACGTCGCGACGAAGTGCGTGGATCAGCAAATGGCCGTTGCTGATGGATCTGGCGGTGCGCTCAGCGACCATGGCCATCGTGGTCGCGAGCGCGGCGCTGGTCTTGCAGGCGGCACTGTACTGGGAATGGATCGAGACGAAGTGGCTGATTGAGAAGTTTCCCATTGTCGTTGCGTTTAGCTTCTTCGCATCCCTGATCGTCCTGTCAACCTTCGAACTGACACGGCTGGTCGGCAGCCGCGTGCTGTTCAACGTAGCGCTCGGGCGATACCGAAGCCCGGTGCGGGAAGCGCGCGTGCTGATGTTTCTCGATCTCGCAGGTTCGACCTCGCTCGCGGAGACGATGGGCGAACTGCGCGTGCAGGGCCTGCTCACCCGCTTCTTCTTCGACATCGATGGTGCGATCGTCGCGCATGGCGGCGAGGTTCACGCCTATGTCGGCGATGAGGTCATCGTGACGTGGCCGCTCGATGACAGGATGTCGGGGGCCCGCTGCATCGAATGCTTCTTCGCGATTGCCGACAGCATAGCGAACAAAGCTGACTCTTATCGGCAGGAGTTCGGCATGGTGCCGAGCTTCCGCGCTGGCCTGCATGCCGGTTACGTGGTGATCAGCGAGTGCGGCAGCTCACGCCGCCAGCTTGCCTATTTCGGTGATACCGTGAACGTGACGGCGCGGCTGCAGGAGCACTGCAAGGAGGTTGGCCGGAACTTGCTGGTGTCTTCCGACCTGCTGCGCCACATGAAGCTGAAGCCGGTTTTCGCCGTCGAAGCGCTCGGCGAAGTTCGCTTGCGGGGACGGGCGGCGGCAATCGAGGTGTTTGCCGTCGAGCGACGTGGCTGA
- a CDS encoding glycerol-3-phosphate dehydrogenase, translated as MADYDLAIIGGGLNGVSIARDAAGRGLRVILLEQGDLAAGASSASPRLIHGDLASLERRHFLRVRTALAERDIWLRIAPHLVRPMRFAIPAHSDERPDWQLRSWLLLYDRLASRSGLPASATVDVTHHPIGNALKRPFGTAFEYSDCVVDDSRLVVLTAVDAAARGAVIRTGARCTRAERGREWRLVTIDRGFRKVITARAIVNASGAWTSSVAETVLRVPPPKVAAEQMDQIVVRRLFDSDNIYVFQNSDGRLIFASPYERDFTLIGTVNHAFKGDPAIVAMAAGDVAYLCDAANRYFRERIETVDVVRTLSGANMVRNAASGRDGAMTLDHGRGRAPLLTVFGGDVTTSRLRAEQAVSKLTPFYPMSPRWTATAPLPGGDFTWDRFDNEVDEVRERWRFLGEDQARRLVAAYGSNVKAILGDAKERDELGLAFGPELTGAEVRYLMQREWARFPDDVLLRRTKLGLTMLPEDRDALATFMAAAV; from the coding sequence ATGGCGGACTACGATCTCGCGATCATTGGCGGCGGGTTGAACGGCGTCAGCATCGCGCGGGACGCCGCAGGCCGCGGCCTGCGCGTCATCCTGCTGGAGCAGGGCGATCTCGCCGCGGGCGCCTCGTCGGCCTCGCCTCGGCTGATTCACGGCGATCTGGCAAGCCTTGAGCGCCGGCATTTCTTGCGGGTTCGGACGGCGCTCGCCGAGCGCGACATCTGGCTCAGGATCGCGCCGCATCTGGTGCGCCCGATGCGCTTTGCGATTCCCGCCCATTCCGATGAACGCCCGGACTGGCAGTTGCGCTCATGGCTGCTGTTGTACGACCGGCTGGCCTCGCGCAGCGGTCTGCCGGCCTCGGCGACTGTCGACGTCACGCATCATCCGATCGGCAACGCGCTGAAGCGCCCGTTCGGCACCGCCTTCGAGTATTCCGACTGTGTCGTGGACGACTCCCGGCTGGTGGTGCTCACGGCCGTCGATGCCGCGGCGCGCGGCGCGGTGATTCGCACCGGCGCGCGCTGCACCCGGGCCGAACGGGGCAGGGAATGGCGGCTGGTGACGATCGATCGCGGTTTTCGCAAGGTGATCACGGCAAGGGCGATCGTCAACGCCAGCGGCGCCTGGACGTCGTCCGTCGCCGAGACGGTGTTGCGCGTGCCGCCGCCGAAGGTTGCCGCCGAGCAGATGGACCAGATCGTGGTCCGTCGTCTGTTCGACAGCGACAATATCTATGTATTCCAGAACAGCGATGGACGACTGATTTTCGCCAGCCCCTATGAGCGCGATTTTACCCTGATCGGCACCGTCAACCATGCTTTCAAGGGCGATCCAGCCATCGTTGCGATGGCGGCCGGTGACGTCGCCTATCTCTGCGATGCGGCGAACCGCTATTTCCGCGAGCGGATCGAGACGGTCGATGTGGTGCGTACGCTTTCCGGGGCCAACATGGTGCGGAACGCCGCGAGCGGACGCGACGGGGCGATGACGCTCGACCACGGCCGCGGAAGAGCGCCGCTGCTCACGGTGTTCGGCGGCGACGTCACGACGTCGCGGCTGCGCGCAGAGCAGGCGGTCTCGAAGCTGACGCCGTTCTATCCGATGTCGCCGCGCTGGACCGCGACGGCGCCGCTGCCCGGCGGTGATTTTACCTGGGACCGCTTCGACAACGAAGTCGACGAAGTGCGCGAGCGCTGGCGATTTCTCGGCGAGGATCAAGCGCGGCGCCTGGTCGCGGCCTACGGCTCGAACGTCAAGGCGATCCTGGGCGACGCCAAGGAGCGCGACGAACTCGGCCTTGCTTTCGGACCGGAATTGACGGGCGCAGAGGTCCGCTATCTCATGCAGCGGGAATGGGCGCGCTTTCCGGACGATGTCTTGTTGCGGCGCACGAAGCTTGGCCTCACCATGCTGCCGGAGGACCGCGACGCGCTGGCGACGTTCATGGCGGCGGCCGTCTGA
- a CDS encoding ABC transporter permease, translating into MMAQRIGRISPFNITALALGMAFLYLPIVILVIYSFNASRLVTVWGGWSLRWYHEFFNDRAMLDAAWMSLRVAAVSATIATLLGTLAAVGLVRGERFRGRTLFSGMLYAPLVMPEVISGLSLLLLFVALNAERGFWTVTIAHTTLTMCFVTVVVQSRLASLDRSLEEAAMDLGCDPVQAFIRVTLPLIVPAIAAGWMLAFTLSLDDVVIASFTTGPGSATLPIRIYSEVRLGVKPEINAICTMVIALIAVLIVLASLAAKLSSSEAKSAAPL; encoded by the coding sequence ATGATGGCGCAACGTATCGGCAGGATCTCGCCATTCAACATCACCGCGCTCGCGCTGGGGATGGCGTTTCTGTATCTGCCGATCGTGATCCTCGTCATCTATTCCTTCAACGCCTCGCGGCTGGTCACGGTGTGGGGCGGCTGGTCGCTGCGCTGGTATCATGAATTCTTCAACGACCGCGCGATGCTGGATGCGGCATGGATGAGCCTTCGCGTCGCCGCGGTATCGGCCACGATCGCAACGCTGCTCGGCACGCTCGCGGCAGTCGGGCTGGTTCGCGGCGAGCGCTTCAGGGGGCGGACGCTGTTTTCCGGCATGCTCTACGCGCCGCTGGTGATGCCCGAGGTGATCTCAGGGCTGTCGCTGCTGTTGTTGTTCGTGGCGCTCAACGCCGAGCGCGGCTTCTGGACCGTGACGATCGCGCACACCACGCTGACGATGTGCTTCGTCACCGTGGTGGTGCAGTCGCGCCTCGCTTCGCTCGATCGCAGCCTGGAAGAGGCCGCTATGGATCTCGGTTGCGATCCGGTGCAGGCGTTTATTCGGGTGACGCTACCGCTGATCGTGCCTGCCATTGCCGCAGGCTGGATGCTGGCCTTCACGCTCTCGCTCGACGATGTCGTGATCGCAAGCTTCACCACCGGCCCCGGCTCGGCAACGCTGCCGATCCGGATCTATTCCGAGGTGCGGCTGGGGGTAAAGCCGGAGATCAACGCGATCTGCACCATGGTGATCGCGCTGATCGCGGTGCTCATCGTGCTCGCTTCGCTCGCTGCGAAGCTGTCGAGCTCGGAGGCTAAGAGCGCGGCGCCGCTGTAG
- a CDS encoding ABC-F family ATP-binding cassette domain-containing protein has protein sequence MTLITIRNLGVTLNAPLFSRLNLLVNAGDRIGLVAANGRGKSTLLRCIAGIMEPGEGKITRSRGLTIGYVEQDVPSVLMDTPFEAAVLEALPVERRQSESWRVEIALESLEVPEALWQRPLKQLSGGWQRLALLARVAVTEADVLLLDEPTNHLDLARIRQLEDWLNALPRDMPVVISSHDRAFLDATTNRTVFLRPEQSQIFSLPYTRARVALSEIDASDKRRYQRDVKAAAQLRQRAAKLNNIGINSGSALLLQKTKQLKQRAERLEDAAKPAHLERPAGMIKLANRGTHAKVLIALDDAAVSAPDGRLLFKTGKQFICKGDRIVLLGPNGAGKTRFVAMLRQAIENPEAMRACIKVTQSLALGYCGQDLADLADADTPMHTIVSRFDVGDQRARALLARAGLSVAMQSRPICRLSGGQKARLGMLLLRLAQPNFYLLDEPTNHLDIEGQEVLEDELLEHQASCLLVSHDRNFMRTVGNRFWLIEKKKLVELEGPERFFASIGATG, from the coding sequence ATGACCCTTATCACTATCCGCAATCTCGGCGTGACGCTGAATGCTCCGCTGTTTTCTCGGCTGAACCTCCTCGTCAATGCCGGTGACCGTATCGGGCTCGTCGCGGCGAATGGGCGCGGCAAATCCACGTTGCTGCGCTGCATTGCAGGCATAATGGAGCCAGGAGAAGGCAAGATCACCAGATCGCGGGGGCTGACCATCGGCTATGTCGAGCAGGACGTGCCGTCGGTGCTGATGGATACGCCGTTTGAGGCGGCGGTGCTCGAGGCGCTACCCGTCGAACGACGGCAAAGCGAGAGCTGGAGAGTCGAAATTGCTCTGGAATCGCTGGAGGTGCCCGAGGCGCTGTGGCAGAGGCCGCTGAAGCAACTGAGTGGCGGTTGGCAGCGGCTTGCCTTGCTTGCCCGCGTCGCGGTGACCGAGGCCGACGTGTTGTTGCTCGACGAGCCAACCAACCATCTGGACCTCGCCCGGATCCGTCAGCTTGAAGATTGGCTGAACGCGCTGCCGCGCGATATGCCGGTCGTCATTTCGAGCCATGACAGGGCCTTTCTCGACGCAACCACGAACCGCACGGTATTCTTGCGACCCGAGCAGTCGCAAATATTTTCCCTGCCCTACACGCGGGCTCGCGTCGCGCTTAGCGAGATCGATGCATCGGACAAACGGCGCTACCAACGTGACGTAAAGGCGGCCGCGCAGCTTCGCCAACGCGCCGCAAAGCTCAACAATATCGGCATCAATTCCGGCAGCGCCCTTCTGTTGCAAAAAACCAAACAATTAAAGCAGCGGGCGGAGAGGCTGGAAGATGCGGCAAAACCCGCGCATCTGGAGCGACCCGCGGGGATGATCAAGCTGGCCAATCGCGGAACACATGCCAAGGTTCTGATTGCGCTGGACGATGCCGCCGTCTCTGCCCCGGACGGCAGATTGCTGTTCAAGACCGGCAAGCAGTTCATCTGCAAGGGAGACCGGATCGTGCTCCTGGGACCGAACGGGGCGGGCAAGACCCGGTTCGTGGCGATGCTGCGCCAAGCGATCGAAAACCCGGAAGCCATGCGGGCCTGTATCAAGGTTACGCAGTCGCTTGCTCTCGGCTATTGCGGACAGGATCTTGCCGATCTTGCCGATGCCGACACGCCGATGCACACGATCGTCAGCCGATTCGATGTCGGCGATCAGCGTGCACGCGCATTGCTCGCCAGAGCAGGCCTGTCGGTTGCGATGCAGAGCCGTCCGATCTGCCGGCTTTCCGGCGGACAGAAGGCGCGTCTCGGCATGCTCTTGCTGCGGCTTGCCCAGCCAAACTTCTATCTGCTCGACGAGCCTACCAATCACCTGGACATCGAGGGGCAGGAAGTGCTGGAGGACGAATTGCTGGAGCATCAGGCAAGCTGCCTGCTGGTTTCACATGATCGCAACTTCATGCGCACGGTCGGAAACCGGTTCTGGCTGATCGAAAAAAAGAAGCTGGTGGAACTGGAAGGACCAGAGCGCTTTTTCGCATCGATCGGCGCAACCGGCTGA
- a CDS encoding GlcG/HbpS family heme-binding protein has product MTVRNLVATTAISCLLASSAAAQEAIVTYKSLSPEVALDLARATLADCRKRGFQVSVAVVDRFGVTQVLLRDRFAGPHTVSTASGKAWTAVSFRTSTTELVANSQPGMMQSGIRDLPGAVIIGGGLTVEAAGSLVGAVGVSGAPGGDEDEACAKAGIDAIRDKLDF; this is encoded by the coding sequence ATGACCGTTCGAAATTTGGTGGCAACGACGGCGATCTCTTGCCTGCTCGCCAGCTCGGCCGCCGCCCAGGAAGCCATCGTCACCTACAAATCGCTGAGCCCCGAGGTGGCGCTCGATCTGGCGCGCGCGACGCTGGCGGATTGCCGCAAACGCGGCTTTCAGGTGTCGGTCGCCGTGGTCGATCGCTTCGGCGTGACGCAAGTATTGCTGCGCGACCGCTTTGCAGGTCCCCACACGGTGTCGACCGCTTCGGGCAAGGCGTGGACGGCCGTCAGCTTCCGCACCAGCACAACCGAACTCGTTGCCAACAGCCAGCCCGGGATGATGCAGTCCGGAATCCGTGATCTGCCGGGCGCAGTCATCATCGGCGGTGGGCTGACGGTCGAAGCGGCAGGTTCGCTGGTGGGCGCTGTCGGCGTCTCCGGGGCTCCCGGCGGCGACGAGGACGAAGCCTGCGCCAAAGCAGGCATCGATGCCATACGCGACAAGCTCGACTTCTAG
- a CDS encoding ABC transporter permease translates to MSTRRIFAQPARYAAIAPYLWMVLFFLVPFGFVVKISLSQTAIAQPPYVPVFDFSEGWAAISAAFAQLSFDSFRLLISDSLYISSYLRSVVVAVTSTLILLLIGYPIAYGMARLPQRWQPIAMMLVIVPFWTSFLIRIYAWINILQHDGLLNKILLALHLVSSPVVWLSTDTAMYLGIVYSYLPFMILPLYATLSKMDPSLLEAASDLGSSPLQAFWLVTFPLSLPGVGAGALLCFIPIIGEFVIPDLLAGSGSMMIGQTLWLEFFTNKDWPVAAAAAVALLVLLVPPLLLYDRLQRRTLEGDR, encoded by the coding sequence ATGAGCACGCGCCGCATCTTCGCGCAGCCGGCGCGGTATGCCGCCATCGCGCCCTACCTGTGGATGGTCCTGTTCTTCCTGGTGCCGTTCGGGTTCGTAGTGAAGATCAGCCTGTCGCAGACCGCGATCGCGCAGCCGCCCTATGTGCCCGTGTTCGATTTCTCCGAAGGATGGGCTGCGATCAGCGCGGCCTTCGCGCAGTTGTCCTTCGATAGTTTCAGGCTGCTGATCTCGGACAGCCTCTACATCAGCTCCTATTTGCGCAGCGTCGTTGTTGCGGTAACCTCGACATTGATCCTGCTCTTGATTGGCTATCCGATCGCCTATGGCATGGCGCGGCTACCGCAGCGCTGGCAGCCGATCGCGATGATGCTGGTGATCGTGCCGTTCTGGACCTCGTTCCTGATCCGCATCTATGCCTGGATCAATATTTTGCAGCATGACGGGCTGCTCAATAAAATTCTACTCGCGCTGCATCTGGTCTCGTCGCCGGTGGTGTGGCTCTCGACCGATACTGCGATGTATCTCGGCATCGTCTATTCCTATCTGCCGTTCATGATCCTCCCGCTGTACGCGACGCTTTCGAAGATGGACCCCTCGCTTTTGGAAGCCGCAAGCGATCTCGGTTCGTCGCCGCTTCAGGCGTTCTGGCTGGTGACGTTCCCGTTGTCCTTGCCTGGGGTCGGCGCCGGCGCGCTGCTGTGCTTCATTCCGATCATCGGCGAATTCGTGATCCCCGATCTTTTGGCCGGCTCCGGTTCGATGATGATCGGCCAGACGCTGTGGCTCGAATTCTTCACCAACAAGGACTGGCCAGTCGCCGCCGCCGCCGCGGTCGCCTTGCTGGTGCTGCTGGTGCCGCCGCTACTGCTCTACGACCGGCTGCAGCGCCGCACATTGGAGGGCGATCGATGA
- a CDS encoding carbohydrate ABC transporter permease, producing the protein MKLPTLREIGTEAKLLLIGIPVLIWTLVPIYHMFLFAISPKEDAFSGKLWPTHPTLNNFKIVFYQEHYFLRDFWIQFFNSVVIALSAGALTLLIATAAAFSISRLRVPGGRWVMNLALFTYFIPAAFLAVPMYRTMGNYGLLNNHWSLILAMVTIASPYAIWVLKQASDKLPVELDEAATMDGATTLQLFRLVYVPLMMPSLVAIGTYAILLAWNEYLYAFLLLSKDTEITLPVALGNFLAADDSPWELLMTTGFIYALPPAAIYYAFKRYMVGGLTAGAVKS; encoded by the coding sequence ATGAAGCTGCCAACACTCCGCGAGATCGGCACCGAAGCAAAATTGCTCCTGATCGGCATCCCCGTGCTGATCTGGACGCTCGTGCCGATCTACCACATGTTCCTGTTCGCGATCTCGCCGAAGGAAGACGCGTTTTCCGGCAAGCTTTGGCCCACGCATCCGACGCTGAACAATTTCAAGATCGTGTTCTACCAGGAGCACTACTTCCTGCGCGATTTTTGGATCCAGTTCTTCAATTCGGTGGTGATCGCCCTTTCGGCGGGCGCGCTGACGCTCTTGATCGCGACCGCCGCGGCGTTCTCGATCTCGCGGCTGCGCGTTCCCGGCGGGCGCTGGGTGATGAATCTGGCGCTGTTCACCTATTTCATCCCGGCGGCATTCCTCGCCGTGCCGATGTATCGCACCATGGGCAATTACGGCCTCCTCAACAATCACTGGTCGCTGATTCTCGCGATGGTGACGATCGCGTCCCCTTACGCGATCTGGGTTTTGAAGCAGGCGTCCGACAAGCTGCCGGTCGAACTTGATGAAGCCGCCACCATGGACGGCGCTACCACCCTGCAACTGTTCCGGCTGGTGTATGTGCCGCTGATGATGCCCTCGCTGGTGGCGATCGGCACCTACGCGATCCTGCTCGCCTGGAACGAATATCTCTACGCGTTCCTGCTGCTGTCGAAGGATACCGAGATCACGCTCCCCGTGGCGCTTGGCAACTTCCTGGCCGCCGACGACTCGCCCTGGGAATTGCTGATGACCACCGGCTTCATCTACGCGCTGCCGCCGGCCGCGATCTATTACGCGTTCAAGCGCTACATGGTAGGCGGACTGACGGCCGGCGCGGTGAAGTCGTGA